One window of Hypanus sabinus isolate sHypSab1 chromosome 10, sHypSab1.hap1, whole genome shotgun sequence genomic DNA carries:
- the hey2 gene encoding hairy/enhancer-of-split related with YRPW motif protein 2 isoform X2, producing MKRPCEESSSDSDIDETIDVGSENIYAGQDNNVLMRAGSPSTTSQIMARKKRRGIIEKRRRDRINNSLSELRRLVPTAFEKQGSAKLEKAEILQMTVDHLKMLRATGGKGFFDAHALAMDFMSIGFRECLAEVARYLSSVEGLDTSDPLRLRLVSHLNTYASQREAAVMSSSVAAHHHHHHQQQHQRHQQRLQQHQQHQHWAAAFHQLPSALLQHHGLASDRLLATASSELHPGPWLVTHCKRHQYCYEQIDSNFTRELSAFKYPNVDYFVYANYNHSAVSPKGALF from the exons ATGAAACGTCCCTGTGAAGAAAGTTCTTCAGATAGTGATATTGATGAAACCATAGACGTAGGGAGCGAAAATATCTACGCAGG ACAAGACAATAATGTACTCATGAGAGCTGGGTCTCCGTCAACAACTTCCCAAATCATGGCTAGAAAGAAAAGAAGAGGG ATCATTGAGAAAAGACGCCGGGATCGCATTAACAACAGTTTGTCAGAGCTTCGTCGTCTGGTCCCCACTGCTTTTGAGAAACAG GGATCAGCAAAGCTAGAGAAAGCGGAAATACTTCAGATGACGGTGGACCATTTAAAGATGCTTCGGGCGACCGGAGGTAAAG GGTTTTTTGACGCTCACGCTCTCGCCATGGACTTTATGAGCATCGGTTTCCGGGAGTGCTTAGCCGAGGTGGCTCGTTATTTGAGCTCGGTGGAAGGTCTGGACACCTCGGACCCGCTGCGTCTCCGTCTGGTCTCTCACCTCAACACGTACGCCTCGCAGCGAGAAGCGGCAGTGATGAGCTCGTCGGTGGCtgctcaccaccaccaccaccaccagcagcaGCATCAGCGGCACCAGCAACGGCTCCAGCAGCACCAACAGCACCAGCACTGGGCCGCCGCCTTCCATCAGCTGCCCTCCGCTTTGTTGCAGCACCACGGCCTTGCCAGTGACCGGCTGCTGGCCACCGCCTCTTCTGAACTGCACCCAG GGCCGTGGCTTGTAACCCACTGCAAGAGGCACCAGTACTGTTACGAGCAAATCGACAGCAATTTTACACGCGAGCTTTCTGCTTTCAAGTATCCTAATGTGGACTATTTTGTGTACGCAAATTATAACCATTCCGCTGTGTCTCCCAAAGGAGCCTTGTTCTAA
- the hey2 gene encoding hairy/enhancer-of-split related with YRPW motif protein 2 isoform X1, producing MKRPCEESSSDSDIDETIDVGSENIYAGQDNNVLMRAGSPSTTSQIMARKKRRGIIEKRRRDRINNSLSELRRLVPTAFEKQGSAKLEKAEILQMTVDHLKMLRATGGKGFFDAHALAMDFMSIGFRECLAEVARYLSSVEGLDTSDPLRLRLVSHLNTYASQREAAVMSSSVAAHHHHHHQQQHQRHQQRLQQHQQHQHWAAAFHQLPSALLQHHGLASDRLLATASSELHPGTAVPQPRQGSALLTATLAAAAAAAAAAAAQGDTSPGAAPAGGAGLVAPLSTSLLSLSATVHAAAHAHTFPLPLGALPSVFPPGGAVLSPAGFGAVPHAGNRGSGGGGKHYRPWGMEIGAF from the exons ATGAAACGTCCCTGTGAAGAAAGTTCTTCAGATAGTGATATTGATGAAACCATAGACGTAGGGAGCGAAAATATCTACGCAGG ACAAGACAATAATGTACTCATGAGAGCTGGGTCTCCGTCAACAACTTCCCAAATCATGGCTAGAAAGAAAAGAAGAGGG ATCATTGAGAAAAGACGCCGGGATCGCATTAACAACAGTTTGTCAGAGCTTCGTCGTCTGGTCCCCACTGCTTTTGAGAAACAG GGATCAGCAAAGCTAGAGAAAGCGGAAATACTTCAGATGACGGTGGACCATTTAAAGATGCTTCGGGCGACCGGAGGTAAAG GGTTTTTTGACGCTCACGCTCTCGCCATGGACTTTATGAGCATCGGTTTCCGGGAGTGCTTAGCCGAGGTGGCTCGTTATTTGAGCTCGGTGGAAGGTCTGGACACCTCGGACCCGCTGCGTCTCCGTCTGGTCTCTCACCTCAACACGTACGCCTCGCAGCGAGAAGCGGCAGTGATGAGCTCGTCGGTGGCtgctcaccaccaccaccaccaccagcagcaGCATCAGCGGCACCAGCAACGGCTCCAGCAGCACCAACAGCACCAGCACTGGGCCGCCGCCTTCCATCAGCTGCCCTCCGCTTTGTTGCAGCACCACGGCCTTGCCAGTGACCGGCTGCTGGCCACCGCCTCTTCTGAACTGCACCCAGGTACCGCCGTCCCACAGCCCCGGCAAGGCTCGGCTTTGCTTACTGCTACCCTGGCGGCGGCGGCGGCTGCGGCGGCCGCGGCCGCGGCTCAAGGCGATACGTCTCCAGGGGCGGCCCCTGCTGGCGGCGCTGGCCTCGTGGCTCCGCTCTccacctctctcctctccctctccgctACGGTACACGCCGCCGCCCACGCCCACACCTTCCCGCTCCCGCTCGGGGCCTTGCCCTCCGTGTTTCCCCCGGGCGGTGCAGTGCTCAGCCCAGCCGGCTTCGGCGCCGTCCCTCATGCCGGCAACAGAGGCAGCGGCGGCGGGGGGAAACACTACAGACCATGGGGAATGGAGATAGGGGCTTTCTGA